From a region of the Solanum stenotomum isolate F172 chromosome 2, ASM1918654v1, whole genome shotgun sequence genome:
- the LOC125856193 gene encoding disease resistance protein RPP13-like encodes MADAFVSFAVQKLGDFLIQEINLRLSLREDVQWLRNELLFMQSFLKDAELKQYGDHRVQQWMFEINSVANDAVAILETYSFEAGKRASRLKACACICRKQKKFHNVAKEIHSLKQGIMDISRKRDTYGITNINSNAGEGTSNQSAMATTLRRTTSYIDDDHIFVGFQDVVQTLLSELLKAEPRRSVLSIYGMGGLGKTTLARKLYTSPIIASSFPTRAWICVSQEYNTMDLLKTIIKSIQGCAKETLDLLEKMAEIDLENHLRKLLTERKYLVVVDDVWQREAWENLKRAFPDSKNGSRVIITTRKEGVAERADDRGFVYKLRFLSQEESWDLFCRKLLDVRAMVPAMGSLAKDMVERCRGLPLAIVVLSGLLSHKKGLDEWQKVKDCFWKNIIEDRAIEISCILSLSFNDLSTALKQCFLYIGIFPEDQVIDAENIICLWMAEGFIIPRGEERMEDVAEGFLNELIRRSLVQVAETFWEKVTECRVHDLLRDLAIQKALELNFFDVYDPRSHSISSSCIRHVIHSQGERYLSLDLSNLKLRSIMFFDPNICNMSLINFSIMFQHLYVLNLDKRGGSIPIVPDAIGSLYHLKFLRLRDIQYVPSSIGNLKNLQTLVVNEGRQYCVLPPETADLINLRHLVAWYSEPLKHLSKLTSLHVFKGIGCNQWKDIDPVDLVNLRELSMHHINIYYSLSNIRRLKNLSTLRLFCNEIETPSHRFPSLNFLNCCEKLQKLWLKGKIEKLPDLFPNSITMMVLCKSKLMEDPMPILGMLPNLRDLILEDAYNGKEIICSDNSFRQLEFLHLYHLWNLERWHLATNAMPLIKDLLIHRCSKLKEIPERMKDVEEKLNVVDLYKHMESVFHK; translated from the coding sequence atggcTGATGCCTTTGTATCATTTGCAGTTCAAAAATTGGGTGATTTCCTCATTCAGGAAATTAACCTACGTTTAAGTCTAAGAGAGGATGTGCAGTGGCTGCGGAACGAGCTTCTCTTCATGCAGTCTTTCCTCAAAGATGCAGAACTAAAACAATATGGAGATCATAGAGTTCAACAATGGATGTTTGAAATCAATTCTGTTGCGAATGATGCTGTCGCTATACTCGAGACTTACAGCTTTGAGGCTGGTAAACGTGCTAGTCGTCTCAAGGCTTGCGCTTGCATATGTAGGAAGCAGAAGAAATTCCATAATGTTGCCAAGGAGATCCACTCACTCAAGCAAGGAATCATGGATATCTCTCGCAAACGAGATACTTATGGTATTACAAATATCAATAGTAATGCTGGAGAAGGGACAAGTAATCAGTCTGCAATGGCTACAACATTGAGGAGAACTACCTCATACATAGATGATGATCACATTTTTGTTGGCTTTCAGGATGTTGTACAAACATTGCTATCTGAACTTCTCAAAGCAGAGCCTCGTCGAAGCGTCCTCTCCATTTATGGAATGGGCGGTTTAGGCAAGACCACTCTTGCGAGGAAACTTTACACCAGTCCTATTATAGCCTCTAGCTTCCCTACGCGTGCTTGGATATGTGTTTCTCAAGAGTACAACACAATGGATCTTCTTAAAACTATCATAAAATCCATCCAAGGTTGCGCCAAGGAAACTCTAGATTTGTTGGAAAAGATGGCAGAGATAGATCTAGAAAATCACCTTCGTAAGCTATTAACAGAACGCAAATACCTTGTGGTGGTTGATGATGTATGGCAGAGAGAAGCATGGGAAAATTTGAAAAGAGCATTCCCGGATAGCAAGAATGGCAGCAGAGTTATTATTACCACACGCAAAGAGGGTGTCGCTGAAAGAGCAGACGACAGAGGTTTTGTCTATAAACTTCGTTTCCTAAGCCAAGAAGAAAGTTGGGATCTCTTTTGTAGGAAACTACTTGATGTTCGAGCAATGGTTCCAGCAATGGGAAGTCTAGCTAAGGATATGGTGGAAAGGTGCAGAGGCTTACCTCTTGCAATTGTTGTATTGAGCGGACTACTTTCGCATAAAAAGGGGCTAGACGAATGGCAAAAGGTGAAAGACTGCTTTTGGAAGAACATTATTGAAGATAGAGCTATTGAAATCTCCTGCATACTATCATTAAGCTTCAACGATTTGTCGACTGCGCTCAAGCAGTGTTTTCTGTACATTGGTATTTTTCCAGAAGATCAAGTGATTGATGCTGAAAACATAATATGTTTGTGGATGGCAGAGGGTTTCATCATAccaagaggagaagaaagaatggaGGATGTCGCTGAAGGCTTCTTGAATGAGCTGATAAGACGAAGCTTGGTTCAAGTGGCTGAAACATTTTGGGAAAAAGTTACTGAATGTAGGGTTCATGATTTACTCCGTGATCTTGCGATACAAAAGGCATTGGAGCTAAACTTCTTTGACGTTTATGATCCAAGAAGCCACTCCATATCCTCCTCATGTATCAGACATGTGATTCATAGTCAAGGAGAAAGGTACCTCTCACTTGATCTTTCTAACTTAAAGTTGAGGTCAATTATGTTCTTCGATCCAAATATTTGTAATATGAGTCTTATAAACTTCAGTATTATGTTCCAACATCTATATGTGTTGAACTTGGATAAACGTGGTGGTTCTATACCTATAGTACCTGATGCCATCGGAAGTTTGTACCACCTCAAGTTCTTAAGATTGAGAGATATCCAATATGTTCCTTCTTCCATTGGCAACCTCAAGAATCTACAGACACTTGTTGTCAATGAGGGCAGACAGTATTGTGTACTACCCCCCGAAACAGCTGACCTAATAAATCTAAGACATTTAGTTGCTTGGTATTCAGAACCTCTGAAACATCTAAGCAAACTCACTAGTCTTCATGTTTTTAAAGGCATTGGTTGTAATCAGTGGAAAGATATTGACCCTGTTGATTTGGTCAATCTTCGAGAATTAAGTATGCATCATATTAACATATATTACTCCCTAAGCAACATTAGAAGATTGAAAAACCTTAGTACTCTCAGATTGTTTTGTAATGAAATTGAAACACCCTCACATCGATTCCCAtcccttaattttcttaattgcTGTGAAAAGCTCCAGAAATTGTGGTTAAAAGGGAAAATAGAGAAACTGCCAGATCTGTTTCCGAATTCCATCACCATGATGGTTCTTTGTAAGTCAAAACTCATGGAAGATCCGATGCCTATTTTGGGAATGTTGCCAAACCTAAGAGATCTCATATTAGAAGATGCTTATAatggaaaagaaataatatgCAGTGATAACAGCTTCCGTCAACTAGAGTTCCTTCATCTTTATCATCTTTGGAACCTAGAAAGATGGCATTTAGCCACAAATGCCATGCCTCTCATTAAAGATCTTCTTATCCATCGATGTTCAAAGCTGAAGGAAATTCCAGAGAGAATGAAAGATGTTGAAGAGAAGTTAAATGTGGTGGATCTTTACAAGCATATGGAAAGTGTTttccataaataa